GATTGGCGAGTGCGCGCTCCTGCATGATCTTCGACGCTCGGAGGTTGTCGCGGCGGTGGATGAGCGTCACCGAGTCGGCAAACCGGGTGAGGAACATTGCCTCCTCCAGTGCGGAGTCGCCCCCGCCGACCACGGCGATGTCCTGATTACGGAAGAACGCACCGTCGCAGGTGGCGCACCAGGAAACACCGTAGCCGCTGAGGCGCTGCTCCCCGGCGACGCCGAGCTTCCGGTACGCGGAACCCATGGCGAGCACCACCGCGTGAGCCTCGTATTCCGTGCCGCCGCCGGTCTTGATGCGCTTCACCGGCCCGGTGAGCTCGAGTTCGGTCGCGTCGTCGTAGACGATCCGGGCGCCGAAACGCTCGGCCTGGGCCCGCATCTGTTCCATGAGCTGCGGGCCCATGATGCCGTCGGTGAATCCGGGGAAGTTCTCAACCTCGGTGGTGTTCATCAACGCGCCGCCGATCTCGACCGAGCTGGTGAGCACGATCGGGGCGAGCCCGGCGCGGGCGAGGTAGGTGGCGGCGGTGTATCCGGCGGGGCCGGAGCCGACGACGATGACGTTCTCGACACTCATTAGGTGCGCGCTATTCACTGTTCAGTACTGGCAACGCCGAGGCTCGCGAGAAGCGCTTCGACGCTGTGCTGGATTTCGTCCCGGATGCCGCGGACCACTTCGAGGGACTGGCCCTCGGGGTCGAGAAGCTCCCAGTCCTGGTACTGCTTGCCCGGGTAGATCGGGCAAGCGTCACCGCAGCCCATCGTGATCACTACATCCGCGGCCTGCACGACGTCGTCGGTCAGTGGCTTGGGAAACGCCTGGTGCATATCCAAGCCCATCTCGGCCATGACCTCGACTACAACGGGGTTGAGTTCCTGGGCGGGCATCGAACCCGCGGAGCGAACGTGCACGCGCCCGCCGGAGAGGTGGTCGGTGA
The Diaminobutyricimonas sp. LJ205 genome window above contains:
- the trxB gene encoding thioredoxin-disulfide reductase; this encodes MSVENVIVVGSGPAGYTAATYLARAGLAPIVLTSSVEIGGALMNTTEVENFPGFTDGIMGPQLMEQMRAQAERFGARIVYDDATELELTGPVKRIKTGGGTEYEAHAVVLAMGSAYRKLGVAGEQRLSGYGVSWCATCDGAFFRNQDIAVVGGGDSALEEAMFLTRFADSVTLIHRRDNLRASKIMQERALANPKIELRWNSEVLEVLGDERLAGLTVRDTVTGETSQLGSTGLFIAVGHDPRSDLVKGQIDTDIDGYVKVAHPTTETNLPGVFACGDLVDRRYRQAITAAGTGCAAALDAEHYLAANGMTAHEGAATVEPDIDKVMLG
- a CDS encoding arsenate reductase ArsC — protein: MNVSSRRGMPGLAYPEEYLRRLAGDLSERFAGVFSPETVERYVLESYASLLRTSTVKAHLASRTTRYATERLTALAQAKGAIARDVPEVLYVCELNAGRSQMAAVLTDHLSGGRVHVRSAGSMPAQELNPVVVEVMAEMGLDMHQAFPKPLTDDVVQAADVVITMGCGDACPIYPGKQYQDWELLDPEGQSLEVVRGIRDEIQHSVEALLASLGVASTEQ